The Pseudorca crassidens isolate mPseCra1 chromosome 3, mPseCra1.hap1, whole genome shotgun sequence genome includes the window CGCGCCATCCTTATCCGGGCCAGCCTATCTCCAATTCCGGACGTTCACCTCTTCCTCCCATGCCACCGCCCAAATCCTTGATCCCAGCACAGCTGCTCCCCTTCTCCGGGGAGGAAGTTGTAacagcctccctcctgcctttgTACTAGCGCCCGGGTGCCAGGGATCCCCTATGCTTGCCATTGCTGGAAGTTGCTACAGCCAGCTTCGTGTCCCCAGACGGCTATCCCAGGACACTTCCTGGCCAGTCGTCTGCCCTCGGTCCCGCCTTTCTCAACTCTTGGTGCGGACATCATCCCAAAGTTCCCTCCATTTCGGTTTGGGAGCTCTTGCCTCTTTATCTAATCCCTGTTCCCTACACTCCCTTTCACAGACAAATGTGTCACCAGCGAGCTCCTCAAGGGGATCCCTCTGGCCACCGGGGATACCAGCCCAGAGCCTGAACTATTGCCGGGAGGTGAGTGACAGACTCCTCTCCGTCCCTGGGCTGCCTCTTCTCCCCAGCCGCCTTCCTGCCTGGTCTCCGTTCCCCAGGGCTCAGTTCCTCTTGTGtcttcccctctcccagctccaCTGCCGTCTCCCAAGGAGGTCATCAATGGAAACATCAAGACACTGACTGAGTACAAGATAGATGAGGATGGCAAGAAGTTCAAGGTGAGGCTGGGGAAGAGGTGGGTGCCCTTTGCTTGGGGGCATTTGGACAAGGAGAGAATGATGTGTGTTGGGTGCATTGATGAGGAAGATCCCCTGGCCCCAGGAACCTTGAGGAGCTGGAAGCCCACACGTCTCCCCTTCTGTCTACAGATTGTTCGCACCTTCAGAATTGAGACCCGGAAGGCTTCAAAGGCTGTGGCAAGAAGGAaggtaaggacttccctggcagtccagtggttagggctctgcgcgtCCACTGCAGGACACATGGcttcaatccccggtcggggaactaagagcccacatgccgcgtagtgtggccaaaaatagaaaagaataaaaaaaaaaagaaaggggaggaaGGTAAGACCCTTCTTCCCCTGTCTTGGGGGCGCCTCCAGGGCTGACTCAGAGAAAAATAGGAATCCTTTTCCCCGGTACCTTTATTTTTAGAAGTGGGGTTTAACTGTTTGCACTTGTTTTACTGGAGCAGAACTGAGGCCTGTTTGTAGTCTGTGGGGGGCCCTGAAAAGTCCAGCAGGTGCAGCAGTGGGTGGGCTTGATTCTTACTCCTCTTGGGTTGTCTACCAGGAGGAACAGAGCCAAGCCTTCCCCTCAGGTGGCTGTCACAGCAGAAGAAGTGATAGCAATAAATACATGTGGCACAATTCCCGGCGTACTTTCTCTGTGTTAGACCCAGGTGCTTTGCAGGAAGTATTTTCTCATTCAGTCCCCGTAGCATTCCTGGGAGGTGTGGGGAGCATTGTGGTCCCTTTTTTTATAGGGGAGGAAGTTGAGGTTCAGGTTGTTTAATTAGCTCAAGGCCCCTGGAAGTCTGGGTGACCCTGCACACCCCTGCGCATCACTCCATGGTGGGGGCTGGTCCGCTACCTGCACGGCCCCCACCAGGAGCTGTTGGCTGTGGAGCTGTTtcccccctgagcctcagttctctcatctggaACATGGGGCTGAGAGCTGCCCTTGCCTCCTGGAGCTGGTGTGAAGCTAGGGCCTGGCAGGCACTCAGGGAACAGGAACTGTCATCACCACTGCTTTGAGGAGCATTTGGGGAGGGTGTTGAGTGGGGTTCAAGGCCCAGACACCCTGGAGGTGGCGCTTGTAAGTCTAGGGTGCCAGTGGAGGGGGTCGCATTTGTCCTTGCCTTAACCTGTCCCCTATCCCGCCCTGAGCTCAGAACTGGAAGAAGTTTGGGAACTCAGAGTTTGACCCACCAGGGCCCAATGTGGCCACCACCACTGTCAGTGATGATGTATCCATGACATTCATCACCAGCAAAGAGGTAAGTGGGCCAAGAGGCTGGTggccagggtggtggtggtgttggggtTGTGCCAGCCCAGTCTGAGCTGCTCTGACCTGCCCCACCAGGATCTGAACTGCCAGGAAGAGGAGGACCCGATGAACAAGCTCAAGGGCCAGAAGATTGTGTCCTGCCGCATCTGCAAGGgcgaccactggaccacccgctGCCCCTACAAGGACACACTGGGGCCCATGCAGAAGGAGCTGgccgagcagctgggcctgtcCACTGGCGAGAAGGAGAAGCTGCCCGGAGGTGCCAGGGCCCGGGGATGCGGCTGGCAGGCTGTGGGGTGGAGGACAGGGATTGTGTGCGCCTCTGGGAGAGTCGTGGGTCGTCACCTGGTGTCTGAACGGGACCGCCACTGCTGGGGCTGTCGTCTCCCACACAACAGTGTCCGCACTGCAAGGCTGTGACCACAGGCCACGTTCGTTTGTGTGAGAGAGACTGGCAGGTGGGTGCTCTGACTGCTGGTGATGTCACCTGACTCTCCTCACTGGGGGCCGTGAGAGCCGCTCGTGGGCACGGCCGCGTGTGTGACTACATACACCGTGAGTGGTGGGGAGACGGTTGTTCCCCGGATGTGTCTGTGAGTTTCCTGACTTGAGTGCACTGTGTTTGCACGCCCACACCAAGGAGCAGACTCACCCAGGTGAGCAGCCACTTGTCACCTGCCCAGGGGCAGGTACCTGGGGGCTGTCCCTAACCCTGTGTACCTGTCTTCCCATGTGTTGTGAGGCTGGACATTGCTGTCAACCCCTGTGGGTTCTCTTGCTCTTCCTGTGCCGCCGGCAGGGTGTTGAGGTGGTGTCAGCTTCCTGCATATGACCTTTAAGTCGTGACCACGAGGCTTTGAAGGAATCAACCGATCACCTGTGGTTTGACAGATGGTGCTTGGGCGGGGCCGTGGCTGGAGCCGCCAGCATCCTGGGGCAGGTCTGTGCCGGGGAGGCCTGACTGGGCCTTGCTTTTGGTCTCCAGAGCTGGAGCCTGTGCCGGCCACTCAGAACAAGACAGGGAAGTATGTGCCTCCGAGCCTGCGGGATGGAGCCAGCCGCCGCGGGGAATCCATGCAGCCCAACCGCAGAGGTGAGGTGGCGAGCACCCTGGCACTGGGCCGGCGGGCGGGCACCTCCCTGCACCCTGTGATTATCCCGCGGGTGGGGCCGGCCCCTTACAGATGCCTCTCCTTGCCTGCCCAGCCGACGACAATGCCACCATCCGCGTCACCAACCTGTCCGAGGACACTCGTGAGACCGACCTGCAGGAGCTCTTCCGGCCCTTCGGCTCCATCTCCCGCATCTACCTGGCAAAGGACAAGACCACCGGCCAGTCCAAGGTGGGCTGGCGgccagggggcggggaggggtccTCCATAGGTCCCAGTTGTGCCTTGAGCGTCCctgaccccaccccctcccccagggctttGCCTTCATCAGCTTCCACCGCCGCGAGGACGCCGCTCGCGCCATTGCCGGGGTGTCCGGCTTCGGCTACGACCACCTCATCCTCAACGTCGAGTGGGCCAAGTGAGACCCCtgccttcccccgcccccccacggTGTCACGGCCCACAGACGCTCAGGCTGACTGCAGGTCCCAGGCCAGGTTAACAGCCGCAAAGGCTGTCCTGGGGCGCAGGTCATTTACTGTCCTTCTCCTCTTACGGAGGGGCGCACGGCCCATGCGCGGTGGGGCCTTCCCGCCGGTCTGGCTCGTCGTGTGCTCTGCGCTGCCACCCGGTCTCGTCCTGCCCTGTCCCCCTCATCCCCGTTGAGTTCCCTGTGGTGTGGGTGTAGGGTGTGCTCTTGGGATTCCCTTAGGGGTCGGAAGCCCCCATACTTCCCATCCTCAGCCACCTCGTGTTTCTCTCTCTAGGCCGTCAACCAACTAAGCCGGCTGCTGCTGCTCGGCCCCCAGCCCCCGGGACCCTTCAGTGGCAGAGGGCAGCCTCCGGAAGCAGGGGGCTCCGAGGGCAATAAAAGATCTCCACCACCCTGTGCTGTTCCATTTATTCGCAGATGTCACTCACACTGTGGTGGGCGGGGCCAGGCCTCCTCCCCGCCTTCCCCCTCTGTTGTGGGTTTgctccctggccctgcccagggTTACTGCTGCGGGTGGCGATTCCTGCTGCTCTGGCTTGGGCGCTCCCTGGTCCCACTGCAGGCCTTTCCTTGGGGAGGAAGTTTTGACTCAGGGCCTCTTGGGGGATCAGAGCCAGGGGCCTGCTGTGCTCTCAGCCTCCATTCTGCTGCTGGGTCCCGGTGTCTCGTGATGAGGAGGGGGCTGAAGATGGGCCAGGTCACGGACTCAACTCAGGGGACTGGGGCCCCGAGGTTTTGGGGGTGGCTGTGACATTGAGAGGCAGGGCTTGGCCGGAGCACTCCATGTTCTCTGGGGCCTGCCCCTGCCCGCAGCCAGGGCAGCGTCGGCAGCAGCAGTCCAGGCTGGGCACCACAGCCATGTAGAGCAGCGGGTGTACGCAGATGGCCAGGGGAACGAGGCCCCGTGTTACCTGATGGGCCACGTACGTCCTCCAGCTCAGTGCCGCCTTAGCCTGGGCCGCACTTGCAAAGCCTGGGCAGAGGGCTCTCCAGCGCTGCCGGGCATACACGTTGAGCACCCCTGTGACGTAGTAGGGCACATAGGAACTAGCGTAGAGGGCAATGCCACCGGCCACCAGCATCATCACGTGCAGCTTGTTGGCCGCTGTCATGCCGTGGCTCTGTAGCACGGCCTGCCCGAGGGCGCCATAGGCCACCAGGCTGAGCAGCAGCGGCAGGCCGCAGCCCAGAGCCACGAGCGCCAGGCTGTAGACCCTGTAGGCCTCAAGCTGCTTGTCATCTGCTGTCCCCAGGCACTTGATGCAGGCAAGGGGCCTGTCCACAGTGCACTTGCCTTCCTGCTGTGGCCCACTCAGGTGGGAGAAGCTGAGCATGGGTGCGGCCAGCAGGGCTGCCAGTGCCCAGCCAGCAGCACTGATAGCCCAGGCGTGCTTGGGCCGCAGTTGGCTGTGGGTGAAGAAGGGGTGGACAATGCCCAGGTAGCGGTTGAGGCTGATGCAGGTGATGAAGATGACGCTGCCCAGCAGGTTGCAGGTGAAGAGGAAGCGCTCCAGGCGGCAGGCAGTCTCCCCGTAGCTCCAGTGTTTGGGTGGGTAGAAGTAGGCGGCCAGTGGGGGCAGCGTCAGGGCATAGAGCAGGTCGCTGACTGCCAGCTGGGCTGAGAAGATCACGGCTGGGTGCCAAGGGCGATGGTCCTGGGTGCAGAAGCGGTACAGGGCCAGGCTGTTGCCAGCCAAGGCCACCAGAAACACAGCCACCAGCATGGGCCACAGAAAGTCTTCCTGGAAACTGCTGAGGATGTGGTCAGCAGCCGCTGAGAAGTTGGCTGGGCAGTGTGTGGGACCTGGGGCAGAGAGCATTGCTGCATCATGTCTCTGACCATGGCTCCCACCGCCTTCAGAGTCGGAAACACTGTGACACCCATACCGGCTGTGCGCCAGGAGCCCTTTGCGGGGCATACTCCGCTGAGTACTTTTCCACACCCAGGAGCGGGGGGCCAACCACAGCTCCTTCGTACAGAGGGAATCTGTACGAAGAGGCCCAGAGGCCCAGAGCGGTTAGAAGCACAGTCCTTCATTCAGCCACTCTCTGTGTCCCGCACCATCAAGAACCAGTTGGAGCAAGAAGCAGGGATgcaggcttccccggtggcgcagtggttaagaatccacctgccggggcttccctggtggcgcagcggttgggagtccgcctgccgatgcaggggacgtgggttcgtgccccggtccgggaggatcccacatgccgcggagcggctgggttcgtgagccgtggctgctgagcctgcgcgtccggagcctgtgctccgcaacgggagaggccacagcagtgagaggcccgcgtaccgcaaataaataaataaataaataaaagaaaaaaaaaaagaatccacctgccaatgcaggggacacaggtttgagccctggtccggggagatcccacatgccactgagcaactaagcctgtgcaccacaactactgagcctgcgctctagagcccgcaagccacagctactgaagcctgtgcgcctagagctggtgctctgcaacaagagaagccaccacaatgagaagcccgcccaccacaacgaagagtggcccccactcgccgcaactagagaaagcccgcgcgcagcaatgaagacccaatgcaaccaaataaataaataataataaaagtaaaggaaaagaacCAGGGACGCATGTAACCCGGCAGTGACCACCCAGAGCCATCGGGGcctggggtggaggagagggaacCCAGGTGAGTATCCCACCCACTACACAACTCCCAGTCCGATCTGACAGTCGTCACCCCCTTAGTGTCACCCAAGTCCAGCCCCCACCATCTACCTGTTGGCTGCACTCGGGTCTCCCTGCTCTGGCCCTCACCCATCTGTTCTCTCACATCCTCCAAAGGGCACCTGAGACAGGTCACATCCCTATCCTCCCAGCCCTCCCCGGCTTCCTCCTCACATGGAAGAAAAGCCAGCGCTCACCTTTTCGCACAAGGCCCTGCAGGAgctatccctcccaccccaccagggCTCTCATTTCCCACTCCCAGCTCCCTGGGACCGCAGTGTCCTGGCTGTTCCTTAAGTCAcagcctgcctcagggcctttgcaccggCTGAGTCACAGGCAACAGGCATCCTTAAGGCTGTCCCACTCACCTCCTCCTGGTCTGGTCCTGAGAGAGGACCTGAGATCACTCTAACGTTGTGACTGCACCCTTGGTCCCCTACCCTGCTTATATTTTTGCCACAGCTTGTCACTCCATCTGATCACTGTAAGAAAAATCCCCAGAATGTTCCCTCCTGAGGGTGAGGCAGTGCCCTGCTACTGGCTTCCCAGTGCCCAGAACAGCACCTGGGACTGAGCAGTGCGGGGGGAAGCTGAGCTCTGCAGTTGACCCTTTACACACCCCACTCAGCCTCAACTTTCCAACCTGAGAATTGGCCTGTTCCCAGTTGGTCCAGCAGGCTGGCCAGGAGCTCTGTGCGAGGTGCATGTACCCCTTCCCTGACCCGGTCGGCTACCCCACTCTCACTTCTGCcttcctatcccatccctctgccCTGGGAGGAAGTCGGTCCAGACGTGATTCTAAAccccttctcccctctgccctccaggagccgGCCACCTCCACCCCCATGGCCCTGGATGTGTGCCTGGCTCACAGCAGTGCTGGCTCCTCACCTGAGGTGGTGGTGGCCATGGCCCGCGTGGCCTGCCTCTGGGTCTGCAGCCCAGTGTGCTGTGCTGCACACGGTCCTTTGCTGAGCTACTAGCAGCGCTGCtggcccttccccttccctgcagCACCTTCTTCAGCCTGCAGAGCTGGTCTGGGCACACGCCTCACTTCCACCCCCGGTTTCCTTCCTCATGACACCCAATCCTCCAGAGCTGGCCCATCTGCTTGTGGGGGCCTTTGctaggctgggggaggggcccaggaTGCCAAGGCACCAAAGCAGGGTCAAATCTGCCCGTCACCCTTGCCTGTGAAACAAGGCCCTGCACCTCCACTGCCCAGGGTCGGGGAAATGGGCCCAGGCTTCGGGCAGAAACCAGGCCCCCCATTTCAAGCACAGACTAAGACTCATGAGAAATCAGTTTATTAGAGGGGGAGGTTAGGAAAACAGTTCTCCTTTATGAAAGGAAACTGAGGGCTGCACCTGGAGGCCCAGGAGATGGGGAGCCCAGGGCAGCATGTCTCAGGCCCCAATCTGGGGCATTCCACCTGCCACCCAGGCTTGGCCTCAGGCTACTCTCTTAGGTGGCCACGGTCGGCCTCGCCTGTGGTCCCGGGCAGCCCCTCTGGGTCCCACCTTGGCCTGGGCCCCCGGGTGTCTGCCCTTGGCCTTTGGAGGCCTCCGGTCACTGCCTCGGTCAGGCTTCCGTTCCTTTACCCGTCGCTTCTTGCCTGGGGGCCCGGCAGGCCGCCTCCACTTGGCTGCCTTTGGGAACATGTCTGTGGGAAGAGACTGTGTCAGGGCCACCAGGGCACAGGGACAGACAAGCCCATGGTGCCCAGCTACACTGACCCCTGCCTGCCACACACCCTCATCAGGCTCCTCGCCCACAGCCTGGCGGAAATACTCGGcctcatcctcctcttcctcttgctGGCTGAccccctctgcctctgcaggggcCCCGGGGTCCTCTGCATCACTGTCCCCATCAGCCTCTGCCTGTGCCCGCTTCATGCCCGCCAGGCtcttcttcctggaggaggaacaCTGGTCAACGTGGCAGCCTGCGCCCAGGACCCCGCCTCATCCGCCTGGCGACCACACACctgtgggcctctcgctgctcTCGCTTGCGCTGAACGTTCTGGGCCTGCTGGTCCTGCCTCTGGGCCTTGAGCCGCAGCTTCTCCTCCTTGGCTGCCAGGGTGGCCTGCAGTTCCTCCTCTGTTTTGTGCACTAAATGGGAAGAGACAGCCACTGAGGCCTTCACCAAGATCCAGGTGAGCCCCCCAGTACCTTGAGACCCACCTTCGATCAGGCCTCAGACCCCGGTGCCCCTCCAGCCCCGTCCTCACCAAAACTGTGGAACAGCACGTTCCCTTCTCCTACACCCTCCTGGATCTTGATGAGCTGCAGTGTCATCCGAGGCCCGATCTGGAGGAacggggaagggggttgggggagtgtGTGTCAGTCCCTCCTTGAGACTGGGGGAAGCCACCGGGCCTGCCTGGGCGGGGCCTCACCTCGGTGAGCCGCACTGCGCTCTGCTGGGCTGGCATGTTGCCGCGCCCTGCCACGGCCTGGGGCAGCACCGTGATGTTGTGCTCGCCGTCCGGCTCCGCTTCACTCTCGGACAGCCCTGCGCCCCTGTGTGGGGCACACACGGGGCTCAGCAGGGGATCCCGGGCTCCTGGGACAGCTCTGGGGCCCGCTGGCGTGCGgtggccccctgcccccaccctgagCCCTCCTCACGTGGCCAGCAGCTCACTGACGTCCTGCAAGCGACTCATGTTGGGGAACTTCTCCTGAAGCAGTTTCTTCATCCCACGACTTGCACCCACAGGGACAACTCTGATGCTACTGCAGGGGTCAGAGCGAGGGAGAACGGGGGTCAGGAGCCATGGGGTCGCGGGGCAGCTCCACCCCCCACACACCCTTTCCATGGTCCATCGGAGCGTATACTTTGAAACTACGCAATCACAGAGGCTCAGCAGCCGTGCTGTCATCAGCTGCAGAGCGGGGCCACAcccgccaccccaccccaccccagactcACTAATGGCGGAAATCCAGCTCCTGGGAGTCAGGGTTGTAGTTGATGAGAAGGCAGCGCTTGATGGTGTTCAGGTTCACCTGGAAGGGAGCGAAGAGAAGGCATGGCGCCACGTGAGCTGCACCCAGGCCCCACTGTGTGCTGGAGCCCGTGCCAAGCCCCGGCTATGGCTGCACTCCTGAAACCTCACAGTAAAAGGGCACAGAGTGCTGAGAGCACTGCAGGGATGGATGGGGCTGCAGTTGGTGTCCATGGGCTACCTGGACGTTGGCTAGAAATCCTGGGTCCGAGGCCCACTGAGGCCGTCGACACCGGACTTCCTGGTGACTGGCATCTAACAAGGCTAATTTGAGATCCACTGGTGCCACGGATTAGAAGCAGGGGCTCTGCTGCCagacaaatttaaaaatctggtcCTGCCTTCTTCTCCCTCGTATCTGACCTGAGACTAGTGACTTCACCTCtgtcagcctcagtttccccctctgtaaaatggagccacAGTACACGCTACTCTACTTAGACCAGCACTCAACGTGCATTTAGGAAATAAAGCACTATGGGCATAGTTTTCCACCTGCTAGATGGGACGGCAGCTCATGGAGGAAGCCTCTTGCGCAGTGTCACAGAACGCTATGAGTGGGATTCGACCTCAGAACCCGGAGTTCTCACCCTCAATGCTAGGAGGTGAAGACTGAGCAATCAACCCAAGGGCCCGTGCGTGGTAACTGTTGCCTGGCCCAGCCCACCTTGTGCACGTTGATGGAGGGGAACAGGTTCTGGAACATGGTGGCCATGAGCTTCACATGCATGCCGTGGGGGCCAAAGCTGTtgagcaccaggagaggagggTGGGCAAACTGCTGCTCGTGCATGCGGTGACGTCGCAGCGAAGAAACCACATCACGCACCAAGGTGTACTGCAGGACAGGGTGACGAGTGGATAACTGCCAAGCACACGTGGCTGGGGCAATCCCCAAACCCAGCTCCTACCCCTCGGAGGCCTCATACCACCTCTAGTCCTTACCTTGTTGATCCGGAAGGTTAAGGTAGGGCCTCCCGGGAGGCGTATCAGCTTCTACAGAAAAAAAGGATCAGTGAGGGTCAAGGTGTCCAACTAGGGAGCAGAGGGAATGCGAACCTCTGCCCATCTCTTCAGAGCGTTTACTTTGAAGCCAGAATCACGGCAGCTCAGAGGCACAAGGGGTCATCAtgagagctgggggaggaggagggggtgggggagtgaaggGTGAGAGCATCCACTCACAAAGTAGACACTGGTCTCCGTTTTGCTCAAGATCAGGAAGTGTGTGACCCCAAGGGGCCCAGCCACTGCCACACAATCTTTCAGAGAGTTTTTCTTTCGAATCTGGAAAcgataaaaagaaaaagggatgaTGACTGATATCCCCTTATTGAACAAAGCCTATACGCTTAAGCTGTTATGCCCTTTCTTGCATTTAACCCTCGGAAGaaggggggaggagagaagagtgCAATGCTCTTGGCCTCTAGAGCCAGTCAGACTTGAATCTGAGCACCGCCTCTGTCCCTCGACAGCCAGCTGAGGCCCagacaggttaagtaacttgaccgaGGCTTTTGAGAGAAGCCAGCTTTGCTGATTCCTGAGTCCCCTCTTAACCACCAGTCCTAGGCTCCCAGCCAAGCTGCGCGCGGTTCATCTGCTCGCCCTCGCTGCTGCCACTCAAAGCCCTGAGAGGCAGCCACGATGGTCCCCATTAAGGGCTCCTTTCTCCAGCTAGGGAGACTGAGGCCTCGCGCGGTTTCGAGGATGGAGCCATCCCCACAGAGGACGGGGCCCACAGCGGGTGGAGATGGGCTGGGCGATGCAGACCTGCAGGCGGGTGGCGGTGAGCGGCTCCATGACCCGCCGCAAGTCCAGGCTGAGCTGTCGGACGCTGCGACCCGCACGGCCCCGAGAGAACACGAAAGAGTGCGGCTGTGCGGCATAGGCCTCGAGGTTGCGGAGGTGCGCCTGGGCGCGCGCCCGCTTCTGGTGCCGGGACTGCGGGGGCGAGAGGCAAGAGGTGAGCACGGCAGCCACCGCCGGGACCCCACCCGCGCTGCCCGCTTTCCCGGCCGCCGCGTCTCACCCGCCCCGACTGCCCCATGCCACCGTCTCTTCCTCGAGGCCTCTTCTGCTGGCTGCTTCCGGCGCCGCACAGCTCACTTCCGGCGCCGGCGAGGCGACTACGTGAGGCGCCGCTGCGTGATGACGTCACCACATGGGCTTGCGCACCAGGTCGCGGGAAACCTCGGAGGGGTTGATATGGAGACACCTGGTGCCTGTTTCTGTGGaaaccggggcgggggggggggggggcggcacgGTTCGAAATGAGCCATGGGTGCGAATCCCGCCTCGGCCATTTCCACCAGCTGTGCGATTTTGAGGCACACGTTCTCCACTCCAAGGCTCCTAAAGTATCCCAAAGTGAGGATGATCATCATTTCCTCTCTGACCCGCGAATTAAGAGAGATGATGTATGCACAGTACTTGGCACACTGGCGCCAGGCACTTGGGGACCCGAAAAGGGGATAGCACCTTGGCAGTTACTCATTTAGGCCCCAGGTCCTGAGGACCAGCTGTCCCCCGCGGGGGCCCTGTCTGCGGACGGGCTGAGGGATGGAAATTCCACATCACCTTCTGGAAATTCAGAGCAAGGCGGTAGCTTCGTGAATAATTCACCCCCTCCCAGTTTCCGCTCAAAGCCCCAGCCTTGGCCTCAGGCCTCTGGCTTCTTCCCCAGAACCTTCGGGTGGGGGGAAGAGATCCCCCAACATCTCTCTCCCTGTTccatctgtctctgtctccctctccccagctttGAACTTGCCAAAAATTGTCTCCTTCGTCATCTGTAAGTTtccatctttctcctctctctgt containing:
- the LOC137222493 gene encoding P2Y purinoceptor 11-like isoform X1; the protein is MATTTSGPTHCPANFSAAADHILSSFQEDFLWPMLVAVFLVALAGNSLALYRFCTQDHRPWHPAVIFSAQLAVSDLLYALTLPPLAAYFYPPKHWSYGETACRLERFLFTCNLLGSVIFITCISLNRYLGIVHPFFTHSQLRPKHAWAISAAGWALAALLAAPMLSFSHLSGPQQEGKCTVDRPLACIKCLGTADDKQLEAYRVYSLALVALGCGLPLLLSLVAYGALGQAVLQSHGMTAANKLHVMMLVAGGIALYASSYVPYYVTGVLNVYARQRWRALCPGFASAAQAKAALSWRTYVAHQVTRGLVPLAICVHPLLYMAVVPSLDCCCRRCPGCGQGQAPENMECSGQALPLNVTATPKTSGPQSPELSP
- the EIF3G gene encoding eukaryotic translation initiation factor 3 subunit G codes for the protein MPTGDFDSKPSWADQVEEEGEDDKCVTSELLKGIPLATGDTSPEPELLPGAPLPSPKEVINGNIKTLTEYKIDEDGKKFKIVRTFRIETRKASKAVARRKNWKKFGNSEFDPPGPNVATTTVSDDVSMTFITSKEDLNCQEEEDPMNKLKGQKIVSCRICKGDHWTTRCPYKDTLGPMQKELAEQLGLSTGEKEKLPGELEPVPATQNKTGKYVPPSLRDGASRRGESMQPNRRADDNATIRVTNLSEDTRETDLQELFRPFGSISRIYLAKDKTTGQSKGFAFISFHRREDAARAIAGVSGFGYDHLILNVEWAKPSTN
- the LOC137222493 gene encoding suppressor of SWI4 1 homolog isoform X2, which produces MGQSGRSRHQKRARAQAHLRNLEAYAAQPHSFVFSRGRAGRSVRQLSLDLRRVMEPLTATRLQIRKKNSLKDCVAVAGPLGVTHFLILSKTETSVYFKLIRLPGGPTLTFRINKYTLVRDVVSSLRRHRMHEQQFAHPPLLVLNSFGPHGMHVKLMATMFQNLFPSINVHKVNLNTIKRCLLINYNPDSQELDFRHYSIRVVPVGASRGMKKLLQEKFPNMSRLQDVSELLATGAGLSESEAEPDGEHNITVLPQAVAGRGNMPAQQSAVRLTEIGPRMTLQLIKIQEGVGEGNVLFHSFVHKTEEELQATLAAKEEKLRLKAQRQDQQAQNVQRKREQREAHRKKSLAGMKRAQAEADGDSDAEDPGAPAEAEGVSQQEEEEDEAEYFRQAVGEEPDEDMFPKAAKWRRPAGPPGKKRRVKERKPDRGPTHCPANFSAAADHILSSFQEDFLWPMLVAVFLVALAGNSLALYRFCTQDHRPWHPAVIFSAQLAVSDLLYALTLPPLAAYFYPPKHWSYGETACRLERFLFTCNLLGSVIFITCISLNRYLGIVHPFFTHSQLRPKHAWAISAAGWALAALLAAPMLSFSHLSGPQQEGKCTVDRPLACIKCLGTADDKQLEAYRVYSLALVALGCGLPLLLSLVAYGALGQAVLQSHGMTAANKLHVMMLVAGGIALYASSYVPYYVTGVLNVYARQRWRALCPGFASAAQAKAALSWRTYVAHQVTRGLVPLAICVHPLLYMAVVPSLDCCCRRCPGCGQGQAPENMECSGQALPLNVTATPKTSGPQSPELSP